The Nitrospirota bacterium nucleotide sequence TGTCGCCAGGTTGATCGGAAACAGGCACGAGGAGGGAGGGACTTCGGTCAAGGGACCCTCGCCGGGTGTCGTCAAATTTTCCCGCGATGGCCGATAGGGATCTCGTGGCGCCCAGAAGTATTTCAGATAGTGGACTCGTCCAAGCCCCATGTCGAATCGCCTGGCAGGAACGGAAGAGTCGTATCGATAACCTTCGTGTTCGAGGGCGCGGAGCGTGGTTTCACCGATCGAGAGGTTGGGCGCGCGGAATACGACCGGACGAATACCGGCGGCTTGTTCGACAGCCTCGGTGGCGCGGCTGATCCATTCCCGTTGCTGCTCGTAACTGGCCGTGCGGAAATCTTCGTCCTCCTCCAGCCCGCCGTGGGCCCACCCATGTGTGCCTAACTGGTGTCCGCGGTCGTGACAGTCTCTGACCAAATGCGGATAGGCTTCCGCGAAGCGTCCCGCGAAGAAGATCGTGCCCTTGAGCTGGTAGCGATCGCAGAGGCTGAGGAGCAGTTCGAGTCCCGAGTGAGAGCCGGGCACCCAATCGCAGTCGATCGTAAAGTAAAACTGCGGGGGAGCGATCGCACCATGTCCGTTTCTATCGACGGCATGGAGATGTGTGGCACGACCCCTGAACATTATAAATGGCTCCCGAGCATGATGGGGAGCTGGGATGGTTGTTGAACAGACGATGCAGGATATCGCATGGATGGAATCAGTCCGAGGTGATGAGCCCTTCGATTTCAATCAACAGTTCCTTGCGACAGAGTTCTCCTTGAAGGAATAGAACCTGATTCGAGGATAACGGGAAGCTGCGGAGGGCCTCGCGGACCTCGGATAGATGGGCTGCATCCCGCACATAGACTTTATACAGGGATTCGCTCTGTGGCCCTGTGAAATGCCTGTGGGCTGCGTTTTCAGCATGAGGGAGCAAGACCTTGAGGTTCTGGATCGTTTCGAGCGTCTGTTCCTTGGGAAGGCCCACATGCTGGCTGGTATGTCCGACCACGCTTGCCGTCCCGGCAATATAGAGTTGCGAGCGGGTCTCAGATCGAGACAGGGTCGCCCGCGCGAAGGACGGACTCCGGGGTCCGTAATCTTGGGGGTATTCGTAGGCATGGACTTGCCGGGGATTCCCGAGGTGCGTCGCGGGAAGGGTTCCCGCCATGAAGTAGATTTGCAAGGGACCAGACCTGGTGCCCACGGCGGTGCCTGCGGGAAGTGAGTGAGGGAAGCCAGGCAGCATGTCTGCAAGGGCACGGTGCCGCCCCAGGCAAAATCCCTGATAGCGCTCAAGCCCGTTGGCGAAGCCATTGATGTCGGGGAAATAGTTCCAGATCCGCCAAATGTGTTGATAGGACAAGTCGTGCAAGCAAGAGAACAGCCGGCGGTAGGCGCGCTCCGTCACGGTTTCGATCGGTTGGCCCGGCTGTTCAGTGAGGGTCACCGTTCCAAAGAGAACGTTTCCACTGGCCGAGGCTGAAAATCCCTCGTCACGATAGGACTTGATCTGGTCCGTTGTGCTCCACACTTCGAGGCGAGAGGGTCCGGCGAGCTCCGGGAGGTCGAGGTGAATGACGGGACAAGGAAAGCTATCGGGCACGTGGCTGCCAAAGGAGACGATGGCAAGCGGGTTCACGTGATGTGTCTTCAGCCAGGAGCTCACCTGTGCCGTCTCAAGAAATACACAGTGGGGCAGCGCCGGTGAGGCCGAGAGTGAAGGGTCTTTTCGGGAGGCCATCTGAGTCTGACTCTGTCCCACGTGGCGGCTCCTGCTGATTGACCGGTTAAGATTGTTGCTTGACGGCGTAATCCTGCAGCTCGGTGACCGTCGTCGACGTACCGAGCTTTCTGCGCCGGGAGACGGCCCAATTTTCTTTCCAATTCAACATGAAAACCGTGTAATAGCAAACCTTAAAGAGGAAAAGAGGGAACCGTGCCTGACGTTGTTCGTACACGTCCCCGGCTAACAACGACAAGACGGCCCGCTCGATTTTCGGCGGCCGGTTGGTCGAGACGAAGAGCGATTGAAAGGCCGGCTGGGTAAAGCGGTGGATAAACCACGAAAACGTGTTGATGGCCCGCCGTACCATCCGCTCGAACTCCCGGAGCCGTTGCGCGTAGTCCGGTGAATGGCGCAGGTGGGCTTCGACGACTTTCGCGCCGAGCACGGCACTGTTCAGCGCCAAATGGACGCCGCTGGAGAAGACCGGGTCGATGAAGGCGAAGGCATCGCCGACCATGAGGTAGCCGTCCCCCGACATGGTCTCTCGCCGATAGGAAAAGTTCGCCGCCGCATAGACGGGCGTGAGGAGTTTTGCCTGACTCATCCGCTTAGCAATCGGGGGGGATTGCCTCAGGGTGTCCAGGAGGAATTGATCGAGGGGAGTCGTGCGCGATTTGATGTAGTCAGGCCAGCAGACAACTCCGACGCTGGTGGTTCCGTCCTTGAAAGGGATCAACCAGCACCAGCCGTGATCGAGCCAGCCCGCTGTGATATTTCCCTCGTCTTTGCCTGGCAACCTGCCGACACCCTCAAAGTGACCGAAGATGGCGGCGCTGTTATGGGTCTGGCTGCGTTGCTTTCCTCCCAGTTGTGCGGAAAGAAATGTATCGCGCCCGCTCGCATCGACTACGAATCTGGTCTCCCAGGCCATGGGATTTCCGGTCTTGTCTTGCGCATGCACAATTGACGTCGTCCCTGGACGAAACTCGACGCGCTCGGCCCGAACACCTTCGTGGACCTGCGCGCCCTTGGCGACGGCATTCTTCAGGAGGATGGCGTCGAATTCGGATCGTTTGACTTCAAAGGCATAGGGCTGGGATTCATCGAAGGCTTTGGAAAAGTAGAACATCTGCGTCCGGCCATAACGATGCGAGACCATCTCTGCACCGTATTTCACGATTCCGATCTTCTCGACGTCGGCCAACACACCCAATTGCTTGAGGATCGGGAGGGTTTGGGGGAGCAGCGATTCGCCGATATGGAAGCGAGGATGCGGATCCTTCTCCAAGACCTGGACATTCCAGCCCTGTTCAGCCAGCAACGCTGAAATGGTCGAGCCGGCAGGACCGCCTCCGACCACGAGGACGTCGCATGGAGTCGGAGTCGTATGTGAGTCTGCGGAAGGGACGGAAGACATGGACAACCTCATGACATGGTAATCGAGTGGGGCGGAGTATACCCAAGAAGCGACAACGTTGCTAGGTCAAGGCCCGATTGGAAAGGCAACGCCGGGAATGTCTCGTCGTTGCCTCTGTGAGTAGATCGTGCTAGCTTCCGAGAGAATATTTCCCTACTGCGCAATTGTGTGGATGTGGTTGCGGCTATGAGCGAAACGACTTGGACGGCCAGGCTTGTCGGGGCTTTTCCCCTGTTTCTATTCGGATTTGTAGGCATTCTGTCAATGTGGGCAGGTGTGGCGTTAGCACAGGAGGTGCCTCCGACGCCGGTTCCGTCGTCTCCACCAGCCAAGAAATTCGATCTCTACTTAAGCGGCCATGTCATGGGCCTCTTCCCCCAGGATAAAGATCTTTCCGTCGGCGGGAGTCGAATTCCTCATACCGATGTGCGTGGCACGATCGGCGCCGGGATCAAGTTCGACGCCTATCCCTGGTTCACGAAGAAAATTCTCGGCGCTGAGATTGAAGCCTTCGGGCTCGGCGGAAGCGTCCGGGCTCCCCGGACCACGTCCGGCACCGGCACGACTCAGGCGCAGGGCAGTCTGATTGCCGTCAATACGATGTACAACTTGATATTGCGTTATCCAGGCGAGACCGTCCAGCCCTACATCGGCGTCGGGGGCGGTACGTCGACCGGCATCCTCTATAACGTGAACATCACGAGCGGCAACGTGGGACTCACTGGCAGTTCAGGAGATTTCGCCTTCGCGTATCAGTTTCTCGGCGGCGTCCGCACCTTCGTGACGCAGAAACTATTTCTGTTCGGCGAGTACAAGTATTTTGCGACCAAATATAGTTGGGACAGTGACGGCGCCGGCAATCAGCGGATCAAGCTGGATTTCCAGACCCATATCGTATCCGGCGGCATCGGATGGTCGTTCTGAGCTGACAGCGAAGCCAACCTGTCCGAAGCTGCTATGAGCATCCTCGATCAATTTTTCGTCTATCATCCTGAGCCCTGGCAAGATCGCGACTGGGCGCGGCTTACCGGCTTGCCGCTTGAAGAGGTGTGGTTTCAGTCCACCGATGGAGTGCGCCTGTTCGGGTGGTATGTCGAAGCGCAAGCCGATCGTCCGGTCATACTCTGGTGCCATGGCAATGCCGGTAATGTGATCCATCGACTGGAGAATCTGAAGTTGCTCTATCAGTTAGGCCTGTCGGTGTTTCTGTTCGACTATCGCGGCTATGGTCGGAGCCAAGGACGGCCTTCGGAGGAAGGGCTCTATCAGGATGCGCTGGGTGCTTACGACTATCTGACTCGTACGAGAATGATCCGTTCCGAACGCATCATCATTTCGGGCGTTCGCTCGGTGGGGCTGTGGCGGGGGAACTGGCCTCTCAGAAGCCTGCTGCGGGGCTGATACTCGAATCGGTGTTTCCGTCCATCGAAGCGGTGGCCAAGTTCCATTACGGTGGGTTGCCGGTTCATTGGCTGTTGGGGGCAAATTTCAAACTCATCGATCGCCTTCCGCAGCTCTCGCTGCCGAAGCTCGTTATTCACGGTGATAGAGACGACATCATTCCGCTCGAATTGGGTCGGCAAGTTTTTGAAGCAGCGAAGCCACCCAAGTCCTTTTATCTCATTGAGGGCGCCGATCATAACAACACCTATCAGGTCGGTGGCGCAGCCTATTTCCGGCGGTGGGTAGAGTTTGTTCAAGCCGCCATCCGATCCTAGCAGCCTGCTAGTCCGTACTCGCATCAGATTGGTAAGACTTGAGGAAATGGGCCGACAGACCGAGATAGAGTAGGCCTATCGCGTCCCATGCCAGAATTTCGTAAGAAGTGATTGGAGATCGCGCCGGCATTTGGTAGAGTGCCGTCGGTTGACCAGAATGCCTGCTCAGAGGGGCAGGGGGATGGCGGCCGAAAGAGACCTGTTCCTGCAATGTGGGTGAAGGAGGCCGGGCTGATGAGTTCTTTTCGTGTGCTGACGTTGAGTCTGCTGACGGTTGGGATGATGCTGGTTACTGGCTGTGCGGGGAAGTCCGGCGCAGTGCAGACCCAGGGGGCGAGCGACGCGAGGCCGGCCGTTGACCAGTCTTCGGTGCTGGTTCTTACGGCACAGCAAGATACGGCGCCGGACGAACTCCTCGATCCATTTGCCAGAGCCGACGAAGCAGCCGGCGAGGAGTACGATCCCTGGGAATCGTTCAACGGCAATATCTTCGAGTTCAACCGTCAGGTCGACCGATTTGTGCTCAAGCCGGCCGCGAAGGGGTATAACTTTCTCTTGCCGGACTGGGTCCAGATCGGTATCAGTAACATCTATTATAATCTGCGTTTTCCGCCGCGCCTCTTGAACAATATGTTTCAGGGCAAGTTCAAGGGGGCCGGCATCGAAGTCGGACGGTTCTTGGTAAACAGCACGATCGGTGGGGCGGGGCTCATCGACGTGGCCAAAGACATGGGCTTAGAGACGCCTGAAGAAGATATGGGCCAAACACTCGGACATTACGGCGTGAAGCCGGGCCCCTATTTGGTGTTGCCGTTGTTGCCTCCCTTTACTGTCAGAGATTTCACCGGCTACGTTGGCGACGTGTTTTTAAACCCGATCAACTGGCTGGTTGCCCCGCTCATCGAGGTCAAGAATGTTCCCTCGATCATCGCGCATAAGAATCGGACGACGACCAGCGTGATCCAATTCGGCGCCCGCGTAGAAGAGATTGTGAATGAGCGCTCGCGAAATCTTGAAAAATACCAGGGAGTCGAGGAGGCGACGCTCGATCTCTATACGGCTGTCCGTAATGCCTATCTGCAGAAGCGGGCGAAGGCAGTCCGAGAATGATGCTACTGGCTAGGGGTGCGTGGCAAGAGGCTAGAGGGGGGAGTAAGATTTCCGGCCCATCGTTCCCCTTGCCACGCGCCTCTGGCCCCTTGCCTGTGTCATAAGATGACACCCAGTTCACGTCCAACTGTGGCAAAGGCAGCGCTGGCCCGTTCCAGTTGTTGTCTGGTATGGGCTGCCGACATCTGGACTCGAATCCGCGCTTGCCCTTCCGGCACAACCGGATAACTGAATCCCACGACATAGATCCCTTCTTCCAACAGCCGCTCTGCCATTCTGGTCGCGAGCGAGGCGTCGCCCAACATGACCGGGATGATGGGATGCTCGCCGGGAATGAGCCGGAACCCGAAGGCGGTGAGTTGCGCACGGAAGAAGGCGGCGTTCTCGCGCAGCCTGGTTCGCAACTGGTCGCCTTGGGCTACCAGGATGACGGCCCGTCGAGCCGCTGCGGCGATGACCGGGGGAAGTGAATTCGAAAACAAGTAGGGTCGCGACCGCTGGCGCAACAGCTCGACGATTTCTTTTCGTCCGGATGTAAACCCGCCTGCTGCGCCGCCCAAGGTCTTGCCCAATGTGCTGGTGACGATCTCGATCCGGTCCGCCACGCCGAAATGGTCCGGCGTGCCGCGGCCATTGTGTCCGAGCACACCGGTTGCATGACTGTCGTCGACGATCACGGCTGCATCGTACCGTTCCGCCAGCTCGACGATCCGATCGAGTTTCGCGAGATCGCCATCCATGGAGAAGACCCCGTCCGTCGCGATTAGGCGAAGGCTGCAGGCTGTCGCGTCATGCAGCTTGGTTTCCAGGTCCGCCATATCGGAATGCGCATAGCGAAGCTTGGTGGCCTTGCAGAGACGGATACCATCGATCAGGCTGGCATGGTTCAGGGCATCGCTGATGACGGCGTCTTGCTCGCCGAGCAGCACCTCGAAGAGTCCGCCGTTGGCATCGAAGCAGGAACTATAGAGGATGGTGTCCTCGGTACCCAGGAAGGTGCTGAGTGTCTGTTCGAGCTGTAGATGGAGATCCTGCGTGCCGCAGATGAACCGGACGGAGGCCATGCCGTAGCCATGTTCGTGCAGCCCTTCCATAGCGGCCTGTCTGATGTCAGGGTGGTTGGCGAGCCCCAGATAGTTGTTGGCGCAGAGATTGAGGACCTCACCTTGCGCCACGCGAATCTCGGCCCCCTGCGGACTGAGGATCTGCCGCTCGGATTTGTAGAGGCCCGCCACGCGGATGTCTGCGAGCCGGGCTGAGACTGATTTCTTGAGTGAGTGGTAGGCCATAACATAGTTCAGGCGAGCGGCGTGGGGCGAGCGGCTAGAGGGTTCCCTCTCGAACCTCTTGCCCTTAGCCCCTGGCCTCTAGCCTTTCACGGAATCAGCACCACTTTCCCGCATTGTCCTGAGTTGATCAACTCGAACCCCTGCGCAAAGTCTTTCATGGGAAAAGTATGGGTAATGATCGGCTTGATATTCAGCCCAGCCTGGAAGAGTCCGGCCAAGCGGTACCAGGTCTTGAAGAGTCGGCGGCCTGTCACGCCGTACACACGGATGCCTTTGAAGATAATTTCGTTCGGCAGATCGAACGACACAGATCCGGTTGGAATGCCGAAGAGCGTCACACGTCCGCCGTTCTTCACGGCACTGAAGGCTTGATGTAATGCGATCGGGTTTCCGGACATTTCGAGGGAGGCATCGACCCCTTCCCCGGCGGTGATGTCACGAATGGCGGCGGCGATGCGATCGGCGGTTTCAGTTTTAGCGTTGAGCACATGATCGACACCGACCTGTTTGGCAAGGTCCAGGCGGTAGGCACTGACGTCCGATGCAATGATGATGGCGGCACCGGCCGTTCGTGCGACAGCGGCTGCGAAGAGTCCGGTCGGACCACAGCCGGTGATCAGCACCGTCTGTCCCGTGAGATCTTCGACTAAGGCGGCATCCACGGCGTTGCCGAGCGGTTCTTGCGCGCAGGCGAGTTCCGGTGGAATGGCGGGTGAAGTCTTCCAGAGCACGGCTTCAGGCAAGACGATGTATTCTGCAAACGACCCATCGAGGTCGACTCCCAGGATGCGGTAGTTCTTGCATACATGCGCCTGTCCGGTACGACATTGGAAACAGTGACCACATGTGAGGTGCGACTCGGCTGCAACATAGTCCCCTCTCTTGACCAAGGTGACCTCGGACCCGACTTCCACGACCTCGCCGCACATTTCATGACCGATAATCCGTGGCGGGTGGATGCGGCTATGGGCCCAAGGGTCCCAATTGTAAATATGGGCATCTGTTCCGCAGAGCGACGTGGCTTTAACGCGGATGACCGCATCGGTGTGGCCCGGCTGTGGATCGGGGCAGGTGCTGAGGGTCAATCCCGGTTGCGCCGATGTTTTGACAAGAGCCTGCATGGGTCTATTGTATACCAGCGATTGGACCCCGCCTACCCCTACTGGGAACACCGAGTTGCACAGGTGCGGCGAGATCGGTAGGATGCAGCCTATGAAGGCGCTGTACCACCGAAGCCTTGTGATCGTGGCGGGGATCTGTTGCGCCGCATGCTTGGCTCCCGGCTCTCCCTCACCCGCCTATTCCGCATCATCCCCACAGACAGCTCCCTCGCCGGGTCCCACGAAGCGTTGGGCGCAGTTCGAATTAAGCCAAGCAGAGTCGATGGGCGATCCGCAAACCGGCAAGCCCGTGACATTGACGATCGTGCTTGGGGGTGTCACCTCCGGGACGACTCCGGTAGTGGCGATCTGTGAATCGATGGCGTTTCAAGCTCAAACGGTCACGTTGGAGCCGGATGCAGAGTCGATGGGACTGAAGGGGACGGTGACGCTCGAGCCCATCCCGATGAGTCGGACCTCTGTGCCACCCAGGGCGGCGCGAGTCCAAGTGACCTTTGCTCGATCCCGCCAGGACAAACTCGAACGGCTGATGCGTCGGGTCGTGTATGTGACGATGGATCGGTCAGAACCGGTCGATGAGACGAGTGAGTTGCTCCCTGTCCGCTCCGAGGAATCACGGGGCGATGATGTGGTTCTGGATGAAGTGCAAACTGCTGTGGAGCCGATCTCGACGAGTGTCTTAGCCGAGGAAGATTTGGTCCCGTTTGCTTCTCCCGGGGAGGGCAAGGCCTACTGGCAGCATGTCAGTCAGCTGATCAGCAAGAGTTGGGCTCGCCAGGTCCGCGGAATCCGGCATGCGGCGAGCAGCGAAACCGTGAAGGTCCGTTTCAAGATGTTTCCCAACGGCCGCGCTCAGTTGATTGAAATTGAGAAGGGTTCCGGCGCCCGTGAAATCGACGAAGCAGGAATTTATGCCGTGGTCCATGCGCAACCGTTTCTGCCGTTTCCTAGTGAGCTGGGGGAGGCCGCGGTGGACGTGCATATCCGGATGCGAACCGGTAGCCGGGTACGGTCTCGCGATGTACAGGCGGTGGGGAATCCGTCAGCCAGCAAACCTGATGTGTCCGGCCAGCCTTCGAAGAAGTAGCGGTTATTCCATTCAGGCCTTGTCGGTCATACCGATCGATGTGATCCCAAAGGAGTGTCGTATGTTGAAGCGAAGAATGCAGAGTTGGCGACTATGTGTCCTGTTCGGAGTGGTGGTCTGGTTTCCGTTGGAGAGTCATGCAGAACCGGCTCGTTGGAATGTGGATCCTGAACATTCGTCGATCGAGTTTCGCGTCGCGCACATGCTGGTATCGAAGACGACGGGGCGGTTCATGGACTATACCGGGTTTATCGACATGGATGCCGAAGCCGGCACGGTGAAGGCGATTGAGGCCACGATCAAGACCGGGTCGGTGAATACGAATCACGAAAAACGGGATGCCCATTTGCGGAATACCGATTTTTTCGATGTGGAACATGCACCGACGATGACCTTCAAGATGAGGAGCTATAAAAAAACCGCAGAGGGTTATACGGCGGTGGGCGATCTCACGTTGCGGGGCGTGACCAAGGAAATTACCCTGGTGGGCCACTATAACGGGGCGGCGAAAGACCCTTGGGGCAATACCAGGGTCGGCTTCAATGCGGAGGGAAAGCTGAATCGTAAAGACTTCGGGATGGTCTGGAACAAGACGTTGGATAGCGGCGGGCTCGTGGTCGGCGATGAGGTTCAGATCAGGCTGGATATTGAATGTATCAAGGCGAAACCCTAGCAGGCTGTTGAAAAAGCCCGCCGGCTTCGTTCTCGCTTCGCTCAGAGGCTCAACGGGGACCCGGCCGCCTCACCACTCGGCGGCGCGCACAAACTTGGTGCTCCTTACTCGTCGCACCGTGCGCCCCGAGGGTACGCCTCGCTACTTCGCTTGCTGCGGCCTTGCCGGACGGTCATTTTGAACAGCCTGCAAGAGTGTTTCCCTGTTGTGCTATACGCGTGACCAATAATCGGCGCATCGAGTCTCATCTTCCTGAGAGCAATCAATCATGAAGGCGATGGTTCTGGCGCGCACGGCGGATGTGGAGACCGCTCCGCTGCGGCTGTGCGAGTGTCCGATACCACAGCCAGGTCCTGGGGAGGTCTTGGTTCGCCTCACCGTCTGCGGGATCTGCCGGACGGATCTGCACGTCATCGAAGGCGAGTTGGCCAATCCCACGCTTCCGCTCATTCCCGGCCACCAGGCCGTGGGGATCATCAGTCAGGTTGGCGTCGGCGTGAGTGAGCGGACGGTCGGCGAGCGAATCGGCATCGCCTGGCTGCAGCGCACGTGCGGCATTTGTGAATTTTGCGCGAGCGGTCGCGAGAACCTGTGCGAGCGTGCCAGGTTTACCGGCTATCAGGTCGATGGCGGATATGCGGAGTATGCGCTCGTTCCGGCAGCCTTTGCTTATCCGATTCCACCGATCTTCAGCGATGAGGAAGCGGCTCCGCTTCTCTGTGCCGGGATCATCGGCTATCGCGCCTTGCGTTTGAGCGGCATCAAGCCGGGGCAACGGCTCGGTCTCTATGGGTTTGGCGCGTCCGCTCATATCGCCATCCAGATTGCCCGTCATTGGGGCTGTCAGGTCTATGTCA carries:
- a CDS encoding polysaccharide deacetylase family protein, yielding MFRGRATHLHAVDRNGHGAIAPPQFYFTIDCDWVPGSHSGLELLLSLCDRYQLKGTIFFAGRFAEAYPHLVRDCHDRGHQLGTHGWAHGGLEEDEDFRTASYEQQREWISRATEAVEQAAGIRPVVFRAPNLSIGETTLRALEHEGYRYDSSVPARRFDMGLGRVHYLKYFWAPRDPYRPSRENLTTPGEGPLTEVPPSSCLFPINLATLRTLGLPMIQRMIRWIGRSSRHLVFYCHPSEFVLAKHQVFPDAMSKWNQKGMCPANLSLVEDLIDHVLERGYAPTHMMEAPARELDLRPRMGLRAKNFQSNRAYPKEGQR
- a CDS encoding NAD(P)/FAD-dependent oxidoreductase; this translates as MSSVPSADSHTTPTPCDVLVVGGGPAGSTISALLAEQGWNVQVLEKDPHPRFHIGESLLPQTLPILKQLGVLADVEKIGIVKYGAEMVSHRYGRTQMFYFSKAFDESQPYAFEVKRSEFDAILLKNAVAKGAQVHEGVRAERVEFRPGTTSIVHAQDKTGNPMAWETRFVVDASGRDTFLSAQLGGKQRSQTHNSAAIFGHFEGVGRLPGKDEGNITAGWLDHGWCWLIPFKDGTTSVGVVCWPDYIKSRTTPLDQFLLDTLRQSPPIAKRMSQAKLLTPVYAAANFSYRRETMSGDGYLMVGDAFAFIDPVFSSGVHLALNSAVLGAKVVEAHLRHSPDYAQRLREFERMVRRAINTFSWFIHRFTQPAFQSLFVSTNRPPKIERAVLSLLAGDVYEQRQARFPLFLFKVCYYTVFMLNWKENWAVSRRRKLGTSTTVTELQDYAVKQQS
- a CDS encoding outer membrane beta-barrel protein, which codes for MSETTWTARLVGAFPLFLFGFVGILSMWAGVALAQEVPPTPVPSSPPAKKFDLYLSGHVMGLFPQDKDLSVGGSRIPHTDVRGTIGAGIKFDAYPWFTKKILGAEIEAFGLGGSVRAPRTTSGTGTTQAQGSLIAVNTMYNLILRYPGETVQPYIGVGGGTSTGILYNVNITSGNVGLTGSSGDFAFAYQFLGGVRTFVTQKLFLFGEYKYFATKYSWDSDGAGNQRIKLDFQTHIVSGGIGWSF
- a CDS encoding alpha/beta hydrolase gives rise to the protein MFPSIEAVAKFHYGGLPVHWLLGANFKLIDRLPQLSLPKLVIHGDRDDIIPLELGRQVFEAAKPPKSFYLIEGADHNNTYQVGGAAYFRRWVEFVQAAIRS
- a CDS encoding VacJ family lipoprotein; translation: MSSFRVLTLSLLTVGMMLVTGCAGKSGAVQTQGASDARPAVDQSSVLVLTAQQDTAPDELLDPFARADEAAGEEYDPWESFNGNIFEFNRQVDRFVLKPAAKGYNFLLPDWVQIGISNIYYNLRFPPRLLNNMFQGKFKGAGIEVGRFLVNSTIGGAGLIDVAKDMGLETPEEDMGQTLGHYGVKPGPYLVLPLLPPFTVRDFTGYVGDVFLNPINWLVAPLIEVKNVPSIIAHKNRTTTSVIQFGARVEEIVNERSRNLEKYQGVEEATLDLYTAVRNAYLQKRAKAVRE
- a CDS encoding glycine C-acetyltransferase produces the protein MAYHSLKKSVSARLADIRVAGLYKSERQILSPQGAEIRVAQGEVLNLCANNYLGLANHPDIRQAAMEGLHEHGYGMASVRFICGTQDLHLQLEQTLSTFLGTEDTILYSSCFDANGGLFEVLLGEQDAVISDALNHASLIDGIRLCKATKLRYAHSDMADLETKLHDATACSLRLIATDGVFSMDGDLAKLDRIVELAERYDAAVIVDDSHATGVLGHNGRGTPDHFGVADRIEIVTSTLGKTLGGAAGGFTSGRKEIVELLRQRSRPYLFSNSLPPVIAAAARRAVILVAQGDQLRTRLRENAAFFRAQLTAFGFRLIPGEHPIIPVMLGDASLATRMAERLLEEGIYVVGFSYPVVPEGQARIRVQMSAAHTRQQLERASAAFATVGRELGVIL
- the tdh gene encoding L-threonine 3-dehydrogenase, coding for MQALVKTSAQPGLTLSTCPDPQPGHTDAVIRVKATSLCGTDAHIYNWDPWAHSRIHPPRIIGHEMCGEVVEVGSEVTLVKRGDYVAAESHLTCGHCFQCRTGQAHVCKNYRILGVDLDGSFAEYIVLPEAVLWKTSPAIPPELACAQEPLGNAVDAALVEDLTGQTVLITGCGPTGLFAAAVARTAGAAIIIASDVSAYRLDLAKQVGVDHVLNAKTETADRIAAAIRDITAGEGVDASLEMSGNPIALHQAFSAVKNGGRVTLFGIPTGSVSFDLPNEIIFKGIRVYGVTGRRLFKTWYRLAGLFQAGLNIKPIITHTFPMKDFAQGFELINSGQCGKVVLIP
- a CDS encoding energy transducer TonB — its product is MKALYHRSLVIVAGICCAACLAPGSPSPAYSASSPQTAPSPGPTKRWAQFELSQAESMGDPQTGKPVTLTIVLGGVTSGTTPVVAICESMAFQAQTVTLEPDAESMGLKGTVTLEPIPMSRTSVPPRAARVQVTFARSRQDKLERLMRRVVYVTMDRSEPVDETSELLPVRSEESRGDDVVLDEVQTAVEPISTSVLAEEDLVPFASPGEGKAYWQHVSQLISKSWARQVRGIRHAASSETVKVRFKMFPNGRAQLIEIEKGSGAREIDEAGIYAVVHAQPFLPFPSELGEAAVDVHIRMRTGSRVRSRDVQAVGNPSASKPDVSGQPSKK
- a CDS encoding YceI family protein; the protein is MLKRRMQSWRLCVLFGVVVWFPLESHAEPARWNVDPEHSSIEFRVAHMLVSKTTGRFMDYTGFIDMDAEAGTVKAIEATIKTGSVNTNHEKRDAHLRNTDFFDVEHAPTMTFKMRSYKKTAEGYTAVGDLTLRGVTKEITLVGHYNGAAKDPWGNTRVGFNAEGKLNRKDFGMVWNKTLDSGGLVVGDEVQIRLDIECIKAKP
- a CDS encoding zinc-dependent alcohol dehydrogenase family protein, with protein sequence MKAMVLARTADVETAPLRLCECPIPQPGPGEVLVRLTVCGICRTDLHVIEGELANPTLPLIPGHQAVGIISQVGVGVSERTVGERIGIAWLQRTCGICEFCASGRENLCERARFTGYQVDGGYAEYALVPAAFAYPIPPIFSDEEAAPLLCAGIIGYRALRLSGIKPGQRLGLYGFGASAHIAIQIARHWGCQVYVSSLKPEHQRLAHDLGAVWVGGAIDRPPDKLHGSIIFAPAGELVPPALRALERGGTLTLAGIHMTTIPSLDYDREVFGERVIRSVTANTRQDGLDLLREAAAIPIKPKTLSFPLADANRALQELKAGRYSGAGVLVLA